The Arachis hypogaea cultivar Tifrunner chromosome 14, arahy.Tifrunner.gnm2.J5K5, whole genome shotgun sequence genome has a segment encoding these proteins:
- the LOC112742785 gene encoding protein MAIN-LIKE 2-like, with the protein MRRQQGMHLDERYVPYLQMAGLYHLTRLNESWFRLDESLVSAFVECWHPEMYTFHMPFGDCTITLQDMAYQLGLPIDGYYVSGCLTNFHTYIKGGRPSWAWFEELLGVLPHANCIQKFAMNCSWFQETFGELPDGADEPTVWRWLPYVARLEDMGGYSWGSAALVVIPVHVTRGEQPRGEVSRTVTTASVVDLLAISWIQTRWI; encoded by the exons ATGCGACGGCAGCAGGGTATGCACCTGGACGAGaggtacgttccgtacttgcagatggcaggCTTATACCATCTTACGAGGCTGAACGAGAGCTGGTTTAGGCTGGATGAGTCCCTGGTTAGTGCTTTCGTGGAGTGTTGGCATCCGGAGATGTACACATTTCATATGCCGTTCGGGGATTGCACGATTACACTGCAGGACATGGCGTACCAGTTAGGACTGCCGATCGATGGGTATTATGTTAGTGGTTGCCTGACAAATTTTCATACGTACATCAAGGGTGGTCGCCCAAGTTGGGCATGGTTTGAGGAGCTGCTTGGTGTATTGCCTCATGCAAACTGCATCCAAAAGTTTGCAATGAACTGCAGCTGGTTCCAGGAGACATTTGGAGAGCTTCCTGATGGAGCCGATGAGCCCACTGTTTGGAG GTGGCTGCCATATGTAGCTAGGCTTGAGGACATGGGTGGGTACAGCTGGGGATCAGCTGCTCTCGTGGTTATACCAGTGCATGTGACGCGTGGCGAACAGCCACGTGGTGAAGTTAGCCGGACCGTTACAACTGCTTCAGTCGTGGATCTTTTGGCGATTTCCTGGATTCAGACTCGCTGGATATGA